The Bubalus bubalis isolate 160015118507 breed Murrah chromosome 2, NDDB_SH_1, whole genome shotgun sequence genome includes the window cagggaattcctctcaGATGGATTTTTCAGATAAGTAGGAACTTACCAGGCATAATAGGAGAACAAGAACTTCAGGCCAAGGAAATAGCCTTAGCAGAAGCTTAGAGACATGGTTTTTGAGATAGAATAAGCCTGTCTGCATAATTGGAGTTGGGGGAGTATGGGGTACTGGTGGGAGAGAAGGATAGGAATGTGGGCAAGGGCGAGTTGCTGAAGGTCTTGAATGCCTGGTAAAGATCTCTGACCATTTTTCCTGTTGACCATCAGAAACCCAATAATTTATAGGCCAGAATAGGATATAGGCCAGAATATCCTGTTCTCTGAATCAGTGATAACCTAGCCAATACTGaaattttataattgttttataattgtGTTTACTGTCAACTTTGGGGCATGTGGTctgttcaattaaaaagaaattaatgagtGGCTGTAATGAATAAGTCCTTGTGCTACATGTTGGGGAAACAGAACCAAAGCAGACCTCCAGGAGACTATGATTTATTAGAGAAGAAAGCCTAGTATAGTATACAAGTCTGTAAGTAATGAAGAGTTCTCAGACAAGGAGGAATACTTAACTCTGTCTGAGAGTCTGGTAGTCAGGGCTTGGATGGCATTTACTAGATGGACAAAGGCTTGGTGACAGCACCTTGAAGGTGTGCTCATGTTAGAAATGGAATGTTTACTCTTAcccttcatgtttttgttttcatgaaaaaGTATCACTTCAATTCATCACTTTGATTTAAGCTTAGActatgtgagtgagtgagtgagtgagtgaagttgctcagtcgtgtctgactctttgtgaccccatggattgtaggctaccaggctcctccatccatggtattttccaggccagagtacaggagtgggttgccatttccttctccaggggatctttccaacccagggattgagcccaggtctcccgcattgtagacagatgctttaccgtctgagccgccagaGAAGTCCTTAGACTATGTAGATAAACTTAAAGGCTCATTCAGATCTTTACTCATGGGCAAGTTTTTCATTGAGGATTTCCCTGATCAcctctttatttatttcattttcccccaTATTACCTTTACCACGATGTAACAGTCTGTgctacatattttattaattttgtttattttcttcccctTCTAGAATATAAGCTTCATTTGGCAGGGATTtatgtctattttgttcattgaTGTGTTCCCCACTGCCCACTAGAGAGCCTGGCATATATCAGATTTCAATAAATGATTTTGAATAAAtgagtataatttttataattaattatgttGACTCATCTAGAATTCAGTTGTCTGccatatcattatttttttctgtctggcATATCTAAATTCACTAATTACTTTAGAAGAAATTTTGGATGAAACGCAACATTTAGATATTGGACTCAAGCAGAAGCAATGGCTAATGAGTGAGGCACTAGTCAATAATCCCAAAATTGAAGTAGTAGATGGGAAGTATGCCTTTAAGCCCAAGTACAACTTGAAAGATAAGAAGGCTCTGCTTAGGCTCTTAGATCAACATGACCAGCGAGGCTTAGGAGGGATTCTTCTAGAAGACATCGAGGAAGGATTGCCCAATTCCCAGAAAGCTGTCAAGGCTTTAGGGGACCAGATACTATTTGTAAACCGTCCTGATAAgaagaaaattcttttcttcAATGATAAGAGCTGTCAGTTTTCTGTGGATGAAGAGTTTCAGAAACTGTGGAGGAGTGTCACCGTGGATTCAATGGACGAGGAGAAAATTGAAGAGTATCTGAAGCGACAGGGTATTTCTTCCATGCAGGACTCCGGACCAAAGAAAGTGGCCCCaattcaaagaaggaaaaagcctGCCTCACAGAAAAAGCGACGGTTTAAGACTCACAATGAGCACTTGGCTGGGGTGCTGAAGGACTACTCTGATATTGCTCCTGGCAAGTAGTAAACAGTTTGGTCCGAGAGCAAAGAGTTTCAAAGTACAAGATCTTCCGTGTTGACGCTGGCATCTGCAGACTGATCATCTTCCTGTTCTCCTACCTAGGACCGAGGAGAGGAGCAGTTCAGTTTACAGAACTAGGGCAAATTACCAAACTCGAAGCTTGTTTTCCTTAATGGGCTACTGAGAAATGTGATGTCCCCTGTGAACCTCCTGTCACTTCTTGGGGGAACGGCGCTCAGCATGGCGTGCAGGCATCTTTGCTATTTATCGCTACTTCTCAGTGGCTCCTGGTTCCATTTTCCCCTCTTTTATTACTTTAGAACAAGTTTGCTGGTAAAATTcatgaataattttataatggctgaaatgatacaatttttaaattgaagttctAAAACCATTTTAGAAACTTTAAGACTAATAAATTGCTTTGCAATACATATGTTCAGAATCTATACACACTCAGTCCTAATAATGAGATTTGACTTTCAGTAGGTCAAAATGTATTGAATTGCTTTGTTTAAGAACCTACCTAGGGTTAATGGACATTTATCTCAACTCATGGAACCCCTAAGTAAGtttcttttccctccctctctttctttcctcctctttat containing:
- the LOC102414550 gene encoding general transcription factor IIE subunit 2, with amino-acid sequence MRTLGVDFKEAVILRALQNSVVCHIIIFFCLAYLNSLITLEEILDETQHLDIGLKQKQWLMSEALVNNPKIEVVDGKYAFKPKYNLKDKKALLRLLDQHDQRGLGGILLEDIEEGLPNSQKAVKALGDQILFVNRPDKKKILFFNDKSCQFSVDEEFQKLWRSVTVDSMDEEKIEEYLKRQGISSMQDSGPKKVAPIQRRKKPASQKKRRFKTHNEHLAGVLKDYSDIAPGK